Proteins encoded by one window of Plasmodium knowlesi strain H genome assembly, contig: PKNH_00_96, whole genome shotgun sequence:
- a CDS encoding reticulon-like protein, putative → MNLTTKNIVLVSMFSSINALYILLYIFNHTFLQVLCTLSIMILLLSGLLVFLQVHKISEYKENDKLEIVSKEMIESFVMYLYDMINDKLTLIRKYLLWTNTMDNVTLIIVIYCVGNFFSFVNFSVLFYILTWAVFLYNYINDVYITKAYKIVYPYYSDLKAHGKYLFDNIPKLKHIKKTL, encoded by the coding sequence ATGAATTTAACAACAAAGAATATTGTTTTAGTATCGATGTTTTCATCGATAAACGCCTTGTATATATtactatatatttttaatcatACGTTTTTACAAGTATTGTGTACTTTAAGTATTATGATATTATTATTAAGTGGATTGCTTGTGTTTTTACAAGTACATAAGATATCAGAATATAAGGAGAATGATAAATTAGAAATTGTATCTAAAGAAATGATAGAAAGTTTtgttatgtatttatatgaTATGATAAATGACAAATTAACATTGATACGCAAATATTTATTATGGACTAATACTATGGATAATGTTACCTTGATTATTGTAATATATTGTgttggaaattttttctcttttgttaatttcagtgttcttttttatatattaacATGGGCAGTATTTCTttataattatattaatgatgtctATATAACAAAAGCATACAAAATTGTTTATCCATATTATTCGGATTTAAAAGCACATGGTAAATATTTATTTGACAACATACCAAAATTGAAACATATCAAGAAAACACTCTAa